The following nucleotide sequence is from Synechococcus sp. CBW1004.
GGAGCGCCGAGCCGAGCGGCAGCGGCGGCGCGCCCGCTGGCTGGTCGGTGAATTTCTGGCCCTCGGCTCGGCCTTCATCAAGCTCGGGCAGCTGCTCTCGGCCCGGCCCGATGTGCTGCCGGCCGACGTGGTCGAGGAGTTCGCGCGCCTGCAGGATCGGGTGCCCAGCTTCCCGTTCAGCGTCGTTGAGGAGCTGCTCAGCCAGGAGCTGGGCGAGCGCTGCGCCGAGATCATCGACCTGGAGGTGGAGCCGCTCGGGTCCGCCAGCCTCGCCCAGGTGCATCGCGCCAGCCTGCGCAGCGGTCGTCAGGTGGTGTTCAAGGTGCAGCGGCCGGGCCTGGAGCAGCGCTTCCGTCTCGATCTGGAGGTGCTGCAGCAGGTGGCCGCCGCGGTGCAGCGCCACCCCCGCTGGGGCCTGGGCCGCGACTGGCTCGGCATCGCCAAGGAGTGTCGCCGCGTGCTGCTGCGCGAGCTTGATTTCCGCCTGGAGGCCGAGCACGCCGCGCGCTTCCGCCAGCAGTTCCTCGATGACCCCGGCATCCGTGTGCCGGCGGTGGTCTGGGAGCTCTCCTCGCGCCGGGTGCTCTGCCTCGACTACGTGCCCGGCATCAAGATCACCGACCGCGCCGCGTTGATCGAGGCGGGCCTGTCGCCGTCCGCGGTGGCCGAGAAGGGAGCCGCGAGCTACCTGCAGCAGCTGGTGCGCTTCGGCTTCTTCCACGCCGATCCCCACCCCGGCAACCTGGCGGTGGCCAGTGATGGTGCCCTCATCTACTACGACTTCGGGATGATGGGGCAGATCTCCGAGCGGCTGCGCAGTCGCATCGGCCGCATGGTGCGCCAGGCCGCCGCCCGCGATGCCGCCGGCCTGGTCGGAGAGCTGCAGCAGGCCGGCGTGATCGCCGCCGGCATCGATCCGGGGCCGGTGCGGCGTCTGGTGCGTCTGATGCTCAACGAGGCGCTGACGCCGCCGTTCACGGCCGATGTGCTGGGCAAGCTCTCGGGCGATCTCTACGACCTGGTCTATGGCCAGCCGTTCCGTCTGCCTCCGGAGCTGATCTTCGTGATGCGGGCCCTGTCCACCTTCGAAGGCGTGGGCCGCAGCCTGGATCCGGGCTTTAGCCTGATGGCGATCGCCCGCCCCTATCTGCTGCCCCTCATGACCTCCAGCGGCGCCGGCGGCAACGATCTGTTCAATGAGCTCTCGCGCCAGGCGGCCGAGGTGGGCAGCCGTGCGCTGGGCATCCCCCGCCGGCTCGACGAAAGCCTCTCGCGCATCGAGCAGGGGGATCTGCAGGTGCAGATCCGCGCCGGCGAGACCGACCGCCTCCTGCGTCGCCTCGCCCTGGCCCAGCAGTCCGCCGGTCAGTCTTTCCTGCTGGGAGGTCTGGCGGTGGCCGCGGCCCTGCTGGCCGCCAGCAGCCGCCCGGCCCTGACGGCCGTGCCTCTGGTGCTGGGTCTGCCGGTGGGGCTCGGATGGCTGAAGCTCCAGGCCCGCCTCAAGCGTGATGGCCGCCTCGAGCAGCTGCCTGCGGCGGCGACGGTGGTCAGCAGCGAGCCTCCGACGGCCTGAGGCTCCAGCCTTTCTCCGGTCCGTCTCTCCGGGCGCGTCGGGAGGATGCCGACACTCCTGTGCAAGCGAGCCGCCTCCCAACGATCGGCGACGTGTTGGCCCAGCCGGCCTCGAAGGGGGATCGGCCTCCCACGTGTCCCGGCTTGCGGCGGTCGTCTCAGCTCAGCACCAGAAACACCAGCGCCCCCAGGATCATCAGGGCGAAGAAGACCAGAAGCGGACAGGCACGCCCGATGCCGAGGACGCTGATCGTCTGGGGCAGACCCAGGGACCGTTTGCATCGGTTCATCGTGTTGATGATCGCGTTCATGGAGAAGTTGCAGGGGGGGTGGGGTTGGGTTGGGGCGACGGGGTCGCCGCGGGGCGGCCCTTGACGCGGTACATCGCCTGATCCGCCAGGGACCAGGTCTGCTCCAGGCTCCTGCCGGCTTCGCTGAGTACCGCTCCGATCGAGGCCTGGATCCCCATCGTCTGCAGGCGGACACGCAGCCGCTTCACCAGGTCGTCGAGGCAGCCTGTGTTCGGCTGGAACACGAGCACGGCGAATTCGTCGCCGCCGACTCGGGCCAGCAGGTCGGTGTCGCGCAGTTCATCCTTCAGCTCCTTCGCCGCCTGCTGCAGGATCGCGTCCCCCTGTGCATGGCCCTGCGCATCATTGATCTGCTTGAAGCCATCCAGATCGATCACCAGCAGTCCGTAGCGGTGACCGTGGCGGCGGCGGCGGCTCTCCTCGCGGATCAGAGCCTCATCCCAGGCACGCCGGTTGGCCACGCGGGTCAGGCCATCGGTGCGGCTTTCCGCCGCCAGGACCTGATTCAGCCGTCGCATCCGGATCTGGGAGCTGCGGCTCATCAGCACGACGGCACTGGTGGCGAGCAGTCCGATCAGGAACACAAAGGCGGAGCTCCGGCGTGGGACGCGATCGAGCCGGCTGTGGTCGATGCTGATCTCTGTCTGCAGCAGCTGGTTGGCGAACGGCACCAGCTTGAGGCCGAGCAGTTTGTGGTCCTCCTCCTCCAGACTCGGCATGGCCCGATGCAGCGTCAGCGGATCCTTCAGCACGGTGGCGGGCTTGACCTGCACGCGCATGGCCAACTCGCCCGACCCGCCCGGAAACATGTCGTTGAGACTGTGATCGTGGCCGCTGGCCTGCATGGTGGTGGCGTTCAGGTCCACCAGGGCGAAGGCGATCCGGTCGGGGCTCCTGGTCGGCCATGGCCCATAGAGAAAGGCGAGCCATGAGGAAGCCTCACCTGCAGGCTGCGTCGGCTGCGGCTTCGGGCCGCTGGGCTGGTGGCCGTGAGCGTGATGCCCGTGATCCTTGTTCAGGGCGGGAATGCCGAAGACCCGGACCGCCATGGGGTTGAGGCCGTACCCCAGGTTGCAGCGATGGGTCTGCAGCTCGGCGAGGGTGGACCGGGAGGCCCGGGCGATCTGTGTCGCCATGTCGCTGGAAGGCGCGGCGGCCAGGCTGCCGCCGGGAAGGCTCTGCAGCACGGAGAGGGCCTCAGCCCGGCTGATTCCATTGGCTTGGAAGGTTGCCAGCTCCCGGGTGGAGGGAGTGAGCACGCCGATCGCTGTCGATGGTGCTGGCGTTGTGCTCAGGTGTTCAGACTCGCCGCTGACCACCTCGCTGCGGGCCACGGACAAGGCCGAGAGGACCTTGGTGATGGCCGTGCAATTGGAGGACGACAGGTGATCGACCACCGACGCGCCCAGGGACTCCATCTGCTCGTGCAGCACCCGGTAGGTGAGCAGGGTGGACGCCGCCGTCAGCGACAGGCCCACGCCCGCGAGGATGAAGCACAGGCGTGAGCAGCCTGTGCCGGCGATTTCGTCACTGACCGCATCAGGGCCAGTCCCCGCGGAGGAACCCCTCACGAACGACCTCACAGTCACTGCAGACCTGCAGTGATTCAGCGCAACAACCTATGCATGAACGTGCCTACTTTCGGTCCGGAGGCCACGCGAAGGCGAGGTCCTCATCGAATCTTCACTTTTGCCGGCAGGGCGCAGGCGCTCCTCAGATCCCCTTGCCCCGCGGACCCCGGTCCACCGTGCCGGCGTAGACGGCCTGGCTGCCCAGTTCGTCCTCGATGCGCAGCAGCTGGTTGTACTTGGCGACCCGGTCGCTGCGGCTGAGCGAGCCGGTCTTGATCTGGCCGGCGCGGGTGGCCACCGACAGGTCGGCTATGGTCACGTCTTCGGTCTCGCCGCTGCGGTGGCTGATCACGCTGGTGTAGCCGGCGCGGCCGGCCAGGTCGATTGCCTGCAGCGTCTCGGTGAGGGAGCCGATCTGGTTCACCTTGATCAGGATCGAGTTGGCCACGCCCCGCTCGATGCCCTGCTGCAGCCGCTCGGTGTTGGTGACGAACAGGTCGTCGCCCACCAGCTGCACGGTGCTGCCCAGCTTCTCGGTGAGCAGGCGCCACCCCTCCCAGTCGTCCTCGGCGATGCCGTCCTCGATCGAGACGATCGGATAGCGGCTCGCCAGCTTGGCGAGTTCCTCCACCATCTCGGCGCTGCTGTAGCTGCCGCCACCGAAGGCATAGCGGCCGTCCTTGAAGAACTCGGTGCTGGCCACATCCAGCGCCAGCGAGATCTGATCGCCGGGGCGATAGCCGGCCTTCTCGATCGCCTGAACCAGGATGTCGCCGGCGGCGTCGTTGCCCAGGTCGGGGGCGAAGCCGCCCTCATCGCCCACCGCTGTGCTCATGCCGCGCTCGTGGATCAGGCCCTTGAGCGTGTGGAACACCTCCGCGCCCATGCGCAGCGCCTCGCGGAAGCTGCCGGCGCCGTGGGGCACGATCATGAATTCCTGGAAGTCCAGGCTGTTCGAGGCGTGGGCGCCGCCGTTGATCACGTTCATCAGCGGCACCGGCAGCAGGTTGGCCAGCGGGCCGCCCAGATAGCGGTAGAGGGGCAGATTGACGGCGCGGGCGGCGGCGTGGGCGTTGGCCAGGCTCACCGCCAGGATCGCGTTGGCACCCAGCGCCGACTTGTTGTCGCTGCCGTCGAGCTCGTTCATGGCGCCGTCGACGGCCACCTGGTCGAGGGAGCTGAGGCCGCACAGGGCCGGCGCGATGCGCTCCTCGATGTTCTCGACCGCCTTGCTGACGCCCTTGCCGAAATAGGCGCGGCCGCCGTCGCGCAGCTCGTGGGCTTCGTGGGCGCCGGTGCTGGCGCCGCTGGGCACGATCGCGCGGCCGCTGACGCCTCCCTCCAGCCACACCTCGGCCTCGACGGTGGGCGTGCCGCGTGAATCGAGCACCTCGCGGGCGACGATCGAATCGATCACGAAGTCGAGGGAATCGAGCACGAGCGCTTAATGCACAACTGTCGCGATCCTATGGGTCGCCCCCGCCACCCTCGCTGCAGCGATGCGCACGGCGGAGGGGCGCCTGCACTGCTTTGTGACTGTCTCCGTCGCCCGTTCCAGGGCTGGCCGGCGACCGCCGGCCGCTCGCCCCTCCCCCGCTGCCGCTGGCCACAATGGGGTGAGTGCAGCCCCTGCCGATGCGATTGCTCCACACCATGCTGCGGGTGGGGAACCTGGAGCGTTCCCTTGCCTTCTACATCGATGTGCTCGGCATGCAGCTGCTGCGTCGCCGTGACAATCCCGAGCACCGTTACACCCTGGCCTTCGTGGGCTATGGGTCCGAGAGCGAGACCGCCGTGCTCGAGCTCACCCACAACTGGGACATCGATCACTACGACCTCGGGACGGCTTACGGCCACATCGCCATCGGCTGCGATCAGGTGGCGGCCACCTGCGCGGTGATCCGCGAGCGGGGTGGCCGCGTGGTGCGGGAGCCCGGGCCGGTGAAGGGCGGCAGCACCGTGATCGCCTTCGTCGAGGATCCCGACGGCTATCGCATCGAGCTGATCGAGCGCCCCGTCGCTGCCATGCCCCCGGGGGGGACAGGCAGCGCCGCCGGCGCCGGCCTCGCTTCGCCCGCGTCCTGAGCGATGGCCTCCTCTGCTCCTGCCGGCCCCACGCCCGCCAGCCTCACCGCCGAGCCGGAACGCTTCAGCGAACAGGCCTGGGAGCTGCTGCTCTCCAGCCAGGAGACCGCACGCCAGTGGCGGCACGGCAGTCTCGATGTCGAACACCTGCTGATCACGCTGCTGCGCGACCGGCGCTTCGCCGGCTGGATCGATCCGCTGCCGCTCGATCCCGATCGCCTGCTCGATCAGCTGGAGAGCTTCTGCGCTGTCCAGCCCAGCACCCGTGAGGACAACCTCTTCATCGGCGAGTCCCTCGAGCAGCTGCTGGAGGCGGCTGAACGCTGGCGCGCCGAACGCGCTGAGCCGGAGATCGATCTGCCCCAGCTGCTGCTGGCGCTGTTGCGCGAGCCCCGCATCGGCGCCTCGCTGCTGGCCGAAGAGGGCCTCAGCGAAGACCTGCTGCTGCGCCAGTGGCGCCCCGGCGGCAGTCGCCTCACCACCCGCCCGGCCGAGGCCGACGACGTGGAGGGCGCGGGCGCTTCTGCCGCGCGTGCGTCCGCACCCCGCCGCCGCCAGGCCGTTGGTGGCGGCCCCGGCGAGATGGTCGGCGAGCGCTCCTCTCGCCCCCTGCCTTCCCGCGAGGCATCTCCCCCGTCCCGCCGCAGCCCGGCCGCCGAGGACGACTGGATCGACAGTCCCCGTTCCCGTGCCGTCGGAACGCCGTCCTCCGTCGTCGTCAGCGGCTCTGCTGTGTCTCCGGCGGCCGTCCCGGGCCAGGACCGCGAGCCCGGCCTGCGGCTCGAGCGCCTCAGCGGTCCCGACGGGGAGGCGGCGGAGCTCACGGCCCTGGAGCGTTTCGGCCGCGATCTCACCGCCGCCGCCCGCTCCGGTCAGCTCGATCCGGTCGTCGGCCGCGACACCGAGATCCGCCGTCTGATCCAGGTGCTCTCCCGCCGCGGCAAGAACAACCCGGTGCTGATCGGTGAACCGGGCGTCGGCAAGACCGCCGTGGCCGAGTCGCTGGCCCAGCGCATCGTGGCCGGCGAGGTGCCCGACGCCCTGCGCGGCGTGCGGCTGGTGTCGCTCGATCTGGGTGCCCTGATCGCCGGCGCCAAGTTCCGCGGCCAGTTCGAGGAACGCCTGCGGCAGGTGCTCGACGAGGTGCGCGAGCCCGACGCCAGCGGCCCCGGCGCTGGGGGCGTCGTGCTGTTCATCGATGAGCTGCACACGATCGTCGGGGGCGAGCGCTCCGCCCCCGATGCCGCCAGTGTGCTCAAGCCGGCCCTGGCCCGCGGCGACCTGCGCTGCATCGGTGCCACCACCCCCGAGGAGTACCGCCGCACGATCGAGAAGGATCCGGCTCTCGAGCGCCGCTTTCAGCAGGTGCTGATCCGCGAGCCCGACCAGGACACCTGCCTGCAGATCCTGCGCGGCCTCAAGGAGCGCTACGAGCTGCACCACGGCGTCACGATCACCGACGCGGCCCTCGCCGCGGCCGCCCGCCTGGCGGATCGCTACATCGCCGACCGCTGTCTGCCGGATTCGGCCATCGACCTGGTCGATGAGGCCGCGGCCCAGCTGCGCATGGAGGTGACCTCCAAGCCGCGCGCCGTCGAGGAGGCCGAGGCGCGTCTGCGCCGGGTGGAGCTCGCTCTGCTTTCGGCAGAGGCGGCGCCCCTGGAGGAGCGCGTGCAGCTGCAGGAGGAGCGACGCCTGGCCCATCAGGATCTCGAGGCGCTGCAGGAGCGCTGGGCCGGCGAGCGGGAACGGCTGGCTGAGCTGCGGGCCCTGTTGCAGCAGGACGAGGATCTGCGCCATGCCATCGCCGAGGCGGAGCGTGCCGGCGATCTCGAGGAGGCGGCCCGGCTGGAATACGACCAGCTCCGGGCGCTGCAGCAGCGCCGCCAGGACCTGGAGGCGCTGCTGGAGGCCGAACCGATGCTGCGGGAGCAGGTGGAGCCCGGCGACATTGCCGATGTGGTGGCCCGCTGGACCGGCATCCCGGTGCAGCGGCTGCTGGCCGGCGAGCGCCAGAAACTGCTCGACCTGGAGCAGCGTCTCGGCCAGCGGGTGATTGGCCAGCCGGAGGCGGTGGCGGCGGTGGCGGCGGCGATCCGCCGGGCCCGGGCCGGCATGCAGGCTCCCACCCGGCCGGTGGGCTCATTCCTGTTCCTCGGTCCCACCGGCGTCGGCAAGACCGAGCTGGCCAAGGCCCTGGCGGCCTCCCTGTTCGACGAGGAGGAGGCGCTGGTGCGGCTCGACATGAGCGAGTTCATGGAGCGCAATGCCGTGGCCCGTCTGGTGGGTGCGCCGCCCGGCTACGTCGG
It contains:
- a CDS encoding AarF/ABC1/UbiB kinase family protein, which codes for MSAPLPWLPRLTRPLRIWWLASRLLAGLWWDGQRWTYRGGPTPERRAERQRRRARWLVGEFLALGSAFIKLGQLLSARPDVLPADVVEEFARLQDRVPSFPFSVVEELLSQELGERCAEIIDLEVEPLGSASLAQVHRASLRSGRQVVFKVQRPGLEQRFRLDLEVLQQVAAAVQRHPRWGLGRDWLGIAKECRRVLLRELDFRLEAEHAARFRQQFLDDPGIRVPAVVWELSSRRVLCLDYVPGIKITDRAALIEAGLSPSAVAEKGAASYLQQLVRFGFFHADPHPGNLAVASDGALIYYDFGMMGQISERLRSRIGRMVRQAAARDAAGLVGELQQAGVIAAGIDPGPVRRLVRLMLNEALTPPFTADVLGKLSGDLYDLVYGQPFRLPPELIFVMRALSTFEGVGRSLDPGFSLMAIARPYLLPLMTSSGAGGNDLFNELSRQAAEVGSRALGIPRRLDESLSRIEQGDLQVQIRAGETDRLLRRLALAQQSAGQSFLLGGLAVAAALLAASSRPALTAVPLVLGLPVGLGWLKLQARLKRDGRLEQLPAAATVVSSEPPTA
- a CDS encoding GGDEF domain-containing protein, with the translated sequence MGLSLTAASTLLTYRVLHEQMESLGASVVDHLSSSNCTAITKVLSALSVARSEVVSGESEHLSTTPAPSTAIGVLTPSTRELATFQANGISRAEALSVLQSLPGGSLAAAPSSDMATQIARASRSTLAELQTHRCNLGYGLNPMAVRVFGIPALNKDHGHHAHGHQPSGPKPQPTQPAGEASSWLAFLYGPWPTRSPDRIAFALVDLNATTMQASGHDHSLNDMFPGGSGELAMRVQVKPATVLKDPLTLHRAMPSLEEEDHKLLGLKLVPFANQLLQTEISIDHSRLDRVPRRSSAFVFLIGLLATSAVVLMSRSSQIRMRRLNQVLAAESRTDGLTRVANRRAWDEALIREESRRRRHGHRYGLLVIDLDGFKQINDAQGHAQGDAILQQAAKELKDELRDTDLLARVGGDEFAVLVFQPNTGCLDDLVKRLRVRLQTMGIQASIGAVLSEAGRSLEQTWSLADQAMYRVKGRPAATPSPQPNPTPPATSP
- the eno gene encoding phosphopyruvate hydratase gives rise to the protein MLDSLDFVIDSIVAREVLDSRGTPTVEAEVWLEGGVSGRAIVPSGASTGAHEAHELRDGGRAYFGKGVSKAVENIEERIAPALCGLSSLDQVAVDGAMNELDGSDNKSALGANAILAVSLANAHAAARAVNLPLYRYLGGPLANLLPVPLMNVINGGAHASNSLDFQEFMIVPHGAGSFREALRMGAEVFHTLKGLIHERGMSTAVGDEGGFAPDLGNDAAGDILVQAIEKAGYRPGDQISLALDVASTEFFKDGRYAFGGGSYSSAEMVEELAKLASRYPIVSIEDGIAEDDWEGWRLLTEKLGSTVQLVGDDLFVTNTERLQQGIERGVANSILIKVNQIGSLTETLQAIDLAGRAGYTSVISHRSGETEDVTIADLSVATRAGQIKTGSLSRSDRVAKYNQLLRIEDELGSQAVYAGTVDRGPRGKGI
- the gloA gene encoding lactoylglutathione lyase → MRLLHTMLRVGNLERSLAFYIDVLGMQLLRRRDNPEHRYTLAFVGYGSESETAVLELTHNWDIDHYDLGTAYGHIAIGCDQVAATCAVIRERGGRVVREPGPVKGGSTVIAFVEDPDGYRIELIERPVAAMPPGGTGSAAGAGLASPAS
- a CDS encoding ATP-dependent Clp protease ATP-binding subunit, encoding MASSAPAGPTPASLTAEPERFSEQAWELLLSSQETARQWRHGSLDVEHLLITLLRDRRFAGWIDPLPLDPDRLLDQLESFCAVQPSTREDNLFIGESLEQLLEAAERWRAERAEPEIDLPQLLLALLREPRIGASLLAEEGLSEDLLLRQWRPGGSRLTTRPAEADDVEGAGASAARASAPRRRQAVGGGPGEMVGERSSRPLPSREASPPSRRSPAAEDDWIDSPRSRAVGTPSSVVVSGSAVSPAAVPGQDREPGLRLERLSGPDGEAAELTALERFGRDLTAAARSGQLDPVVGRDTEIRRLIQVLSRRGKNNPVLIGEPGVGKTAVAESLAQRIVAGEVPDALRGVRLVSLDLGALIAGAKFRGQFEERLRQVLDEVREPDASGPGAGGVVLFIDELHTIVGGERSAPDAASVLKPALARGDLRCIGATTPEEYRRTIEKDPALERRFQQVLIREPDQDTCLQILRGLKERYELHHGVTITDAALAAAARLADRYIADRCLPDSAIDLVDEAAAQLRMEVTSKPRAVEEAEARLRRVELALLSAEAAPLEERVQLQEERRLAHQDLEALQERWAGERERLAELRALLQQDEDLRHAIAEAERAGDLEEAARLEYDQLRALQQRRQDLEALLEAEPMLREQVEPGDIADVVARWTGIPVQRLLAGERQKLLDLEQRLGQRVIGQPEAVAAVAAAIRRARAGMQAPTRPVGSFLFLGPTGVGKTELAKALAASLFDEEEALVRLDMSEFMERNAVARLVGAPPGYVGYEEGGQLTEAVRRRPYAVLLLDEVEKAHPEVFNLLLQVLDDGRLTDSQGRTVDFRHTVVILTSNLASRAILEHARGGLEERQLEQAVDEALASRFRPEFLNRIDEVIRFRPLAPADLQRIVRLQLAELAGLLQEQQLGLQVEEEVVEALAAQGYEPEYGARPLRRVLRRRIENPLATALLEERFRRASGVRVERAASEGVGGSPELRFLPLNP